The following coding sequences are from one Lipingzhangella halophila window:
- a CDS encoding FKBP-type peptidyl-prolyl cis-trans isomerase, which produces MMRRTLLAGITALPLVVSCSPDVPQVSGEFGDPPTIEAPSTTPDEAAHEVAIDGDGPKIDEGSLIAVQLLTHPVAESGELEDPIASSFEQDSETLLTHSEFTELFPEDDGPDGLRVGSRVVNVLPAGETDGRGGDGTSNSALISVMDIVDAYPSDAEVSGTPDEDLALDNGVDLSDPSSPAPQDGAQPPEQTRALPLVKGDGPEIPEQGQLVVQFRGLTWEDGTVFDTTWQGGQPPIALPLGQDAMIDAWDTALPGHTVGSRLLLLVPPEEGYGPEGNPDVGISPNESLIYVIDILGVH; this is translated from the coding sequence ATGATGAGACGCACCCTCCTCGCAGGAATCACAGCCCTTCCCCTGGTCGTGTCCTGCTCGCCCGATGTTCCGCAGGTGAGCGGCGAGTTCGGCGACCCCCCGACCATCGAGGCGCCGTCAACCACCCCGGACGAAGCCGCGCACGAGGTCGCCATCGACGGCGACGGCCCCAAAATAGACGAGGGGTCGCTGATCGCCGTCCAACTGCTGACTCACCCCGTCGCTGAGTCCGGTGAGCTGGAAGACCCCATCGCTTCCTCCTTCGAGCAGGACAGCGAAACCCTGCTCACACACTCCGAGTTCACGGAACTCTTCCCGGAGGACGACGGCCCGGACGGACTCCGTGTCGGCAGCCGGGTCGTCAACGTCCTGCCCGCCGGGGAAACGGACGGCCGTGGCGGGGACGGAACGTCCAACTCCGCCCTGATCTCCGTCATGGACATCGTGGACGCCTACCCCAGCGACGCCGAGGTCTCCGGGACTCCCGACGAAGACCTGGCGCTCGACAACGGCGTCGACCTCAGCGATCCCAGCAGCCCGGCACCGCAGGACGGCGCCCAACCTCCCGAGCAGACCCGCGCCCTGCCACTGGTCAAGGGAGATGGACCGGAAATACCGGAGCAGGGCCAGCTCGTAGTGCAGTTCAGAGGACTCACCTGGGAGGACGGAACGGTCTTCGACACCACATGGCAGGGCGGGCAACCACCGATCGCCCTGCCACTGGGGCAGGACGCCATGATCGATGCCTGGGATACCGCGCTTCCCGGTCACACCGTTGGCAGCCGGCTGCTGCTCCTGGTGCCTCCCGAGGAGGGCTACGGACCCGAGGGCAACCCCGATGTCGGGATCTCCCCCAACGAATCACTGATCTACGTGATCGACATTCTCGGTGTCCACTGA
- a CDS encoding DUF3105 domain-containing protein produces the protein MNVETSGQPGGWGPHQAPPRRRSNTALVVTLISVGVVLVLGLVAAGVIMFFVLNGSDDAAERGGPGGVTHDDAAEHGGPEGVTHIEGVQYFEVEATHTEDPVDYAQTPPAGGEHHPQWLNCGVYTDPVPAEHAVHAQEHGAVWITYQPDLPPDEVERLTSLHRNGSYLVISPYPDLPEPVVLSAWSSQLAVDSAEDDRITDFLEVYEQAEFAPEPGAPCSGGVDP, from the coding sequence TTGAACGTTGAGACCTCCGGCCAGCCCGGCGGATGGGGACCGCACCAGGCTCCGCCGCGGCGCCGCTCCAACACCGCGCTTGTGGTGACCCTCATCAGCGTCGGCGTGGTCCTCGTGCTCGGTCTCGTGGCCGCGGGCGTCATCATGTTCTTCGTGCTGAACGGGAGCGACGACGCCGCCGAGCGCGGCGGGCCCGGGGGTGTGACGCACGACGACGCCGCCGAGCACGGTGGGCCTGAGGGTGTGACGCACATCGAGGGCGTGCAGTACTTCGAGGTCGAGGCCACCCACACCGAGGACCCGGTCGACTACGCGCAGACCCCGCCGGCCGGGGGCGAGCACCATCCCCAATGGCTCAACTGCGGTGTCTACACCGACCCGGTTCCGGCCGAGCACGCCGTCCACGCCCAGGAGCACGGCGCGGTATGGATCACCTACCAGCCCGACCTGCCGCCGGATGAGGTGGAGCGGCTCACCTCGCTGCACCGGAACGGGTCCTACCTGGTCATCAGCCCTTACCCCGACCTGCCCGAGCCCGTTGTGCTCTCGGCGTGGAGCAGCCAGCTCGCCGTTGACTCCGCCGAGGACGACCGGATCACCGACTTCCTTGAGGTTTACGAGCAGGCCGAGTTCGCCCCCGAACCCGGCGCGCCGTGCAGCGGCGGAGTCGACCCGTAA